The Apium graveolens cultivar Ventura chromosome 6, ASM990537v1, whole genome shotgun sequence genome contains a region encoding:
- the LOC141663625 gene encoding uncharacterized protein LOC141663625, whose translation MNMIPTRTQSYQELGDSLPSSSEQQYDDSALEGVAANVKLLLKLIQEHKDACKKGQKDSRRMLRVAGMMTVLDNVRDRIKKCQSFGNRSSQAELRRCNTDVKASSPRSKRPAAGIADDEKERLRKDLNASLAARKSLEGICSSIGKEKEIMAAELARKNYELSELEEHANDLREQNRTLLAKVRKLAAEHESKKIGKEISKAQGNAADLQTRNRALSEQLLRSLDGYRSMKRKLRETHEEAIVMRETMEEMSEKVGAGLQHVRALQQQIETKSDSDKLTICKEGTTEVEHVFECLEMLVSKHGQRKK comes from the exons ATGAATATGATTCCAACACGAACACAATCGTATCAGGAGTTGGGTGATTCTTTACCATCATCCTCAGAACAGCAATACGACGATTCTGCTTTAGAGG GTGTTGCAGCAAATGTGAAGTTACTGCTGAAACTAATTCAAGAACATAAAGATGCATGCAAAAAGGGGCAAAAGGATAGCCGCAGGATGCTAAGGGTGGCTGGGATGATGACAGTTCTTGACAATGTAAGAGACAGGATTAAGAAATGTCAATCATTCGGTAACAGAAGTTCACAGGCTGAGTTAAGGCGATGCAACACCGATGTCAAGGCTAGTTCCCCGCGAAGCAAAAGGCCTGCTGCAGGAATAGCTGATGACGAGAAAGAAAGGCTGAGGAAAGATTTGAATGCAAGTTTGGCAGCACGAAAGAGCCTCGAGGGTATTTGTTCAAGCATAGGCAAGGAGAAAGAGATAATGGCTGCAGAGTTGGCAAGGAAAAATTATGAGTTGAGTGAATTGGAGGAACATGCTAATGATCTCAGAGAGCAAAACAGAACATTGTTGGCAAAAGTAAGAAAATTGGCAGCAGAGCATGAATCTAAAAAGATTGGTAAAGAAATCAGTAAGGCACAAGGCAATGCTGCTGATCTCCAAACACGCAACAGGGCACTTTCTGAGCAACTCTTGAGGTCGCTTGATGGTTATCGTTCAATGAAGAGAAAGCTAAGAGAAACACATGAGGAAGCTATAGTGATGCGTGAAACAATGGAGGAAATGTCAGAGAAAGTTGGAGCTGGACTTCAACATGTTCGTGCATTGCAGCAACAAATTGAAACTAAAAGCGATAGTGATAAACTAACTATATGTAAAGAGGGGACTACAGAAGTAGAGCATGTTTTCGAGTGTTTGGAAATGCTGGTGTCCAAACACGGTCAGAGGAAAAAGTAG